In the genome of Palaemon carinicauda isolate YSFRI2023 chromosome 20, ASM3689809v2, whole genome shotgun sequence, one region contains:
- the LOC137659787 gene encoding DNA polymerase delta catalytic subunit-like — protein sequence MSCKISKLRQFFENGDNKNRFLQEWNRPAAPLSTPNTNKLCFQQMDIDYYIGYSVRKKECGGYNMQQQQQQQVPIIRLFGLNDIGNTICCNVFGFFPYIYVSVNLLDSQKQVSYSDQIKGALNRKIYLNETKDQIKLKEYVLSVDRVCKQSIYGYQEKKSSSSLCFFKVTVALPKLISIAKIILENGLVIDKHSTHFRVYESNVDFTLRFMTDAQMPGCCWIELPIGEWEIKNNETNFKNTTCQLEVNVFEWEKIIIYEPEGEWGSIAPLRILSFDIECGGRRGIFPEPEIDPVIQIGNVVTRHGETEPFISVVFTLNSCAPIVGSKIFSFQEEKEMLENWSKFLLFIDPDIITGYNINNFDLPYLLNRAKHLNLPVFAHLGRVKGIKSTILDTITQNKQTGKRNNKIINIDGRCLMDLLTIILKEHKLRSYTLNSVSYHFLNEQKEDVHHSIISELQNGNDQTRKRLAEYCLKDSILPLKLLNKLMCVVNYIEMARVTGIPLSYVINRGQQIKIFSQILRKAKEQNLVLPVFDKKESFEYEGATVIEPKRGYYNVPIVTLDFVSLYPSIMIAHNLCYTTFIDKRYINQMALKTDDYIITPSNNYFVKCHKRKGLIPEILESFLIARKKAKIALKNEEDPWKKKVFDGRQLAYKILANSVYGFTGAQIGKLPCLDISQSVTAFGRTMISLTKNKIEEKYNIAIVIYGDTDSVMINFGVETLEEDINLGKEAANHVTQSFIKPINLDFEKIYFLYLLINKKRYAGLYYTNANTYDKIDCKGLETIRRDNCPLVAKVINTCLKKILIDRNPIEALNFVKQTISKLLCNEIDISQLVITKELTKKAEEYKGKQIHNELAIKLRKRDAGSAPKLGDRIPYVIICGFKKSPIYERAEDPIYVLENNIPLDYDYYLKHQLSKPLIRIFEPILGDKTESYILIGEHTQKKSLPISRVGPLGKFFQIHPTCINCKIPLLKRKIVPDDVEYNALCNNCKVHETDLYTHHIEKLATLEKKFNQFWTECQRCQGSLIKEIICSNRDCPIFYMRKKTEIDFFGQKKIIDRFGLPQ from the coding sequence ATGAGTTGTAAAATAAGCAAATTGCGGCAATTTtttgaaaatggtgataataaaaatagGTTCCTCCAAGAATGGAATAGGCCAGCAGCACCATTATCAACTCCCAATACAAATAAATTGTGTTTTCAGCAGATGGATATTGATTATTATATTGGTTATTCGGTAAGAAAAAAGGAATGTGGTGGTTATaatatgcagcagcagcagcagcagcaggtaccCATAATAAGATTATTTGGATTAAATGATATAGGGAATACTATTTGTTGTAATGTATTTggattttttccttatatatatgtttctgtgaatTTATTAGATTCACAAAAACAAGTTTCATATTCAGACCAAATAAAAGGGGCTCTGAATCGAAAAATCTACTTGAATGAAACAAAAGatcaaattaaattaaaggaatacGTATTAAGTGTAGATAGGGTGTGTAAACAAAGTATATatggatatcaagaaaaaaaatcatcgtcATCATTGTGTTTTTTTAAAGTTACTGTGGCTTTACCAAAATTAATATCTATAGCTAAGATTATTCTTGAAAATGGGTTAGTGATAGATAAACATTCCACTCACTTTCGGGTTTACGAATCAAATGTTGATTTTACACTTAGATTTATGACAGATGCTCAGATGCCTGGTTGTTGTTGGATCGAGTTACCTATTGGTGAgtgggaaataaaaaataatgagacaaattttaaaaatactacttgTCAATTAGAGGTTAACGTTTTTGAgtgggaaaaaataattatttatgaacCCGAAGGAGAATGGGGGTCTATTGCCCCACTCAGAATATTATCTTTTGATATTGAGTGTGGGGGAAGACGGGGAATATTTCCAGAACCCGAAATAGATCCGGTCATACAAATTGGAAATGTTGTTACGCGGCACGGAGAGACTGAGCCATTCATAAGTGTTGTTTTTACTTTGAATAGTTGTGCTCCCATTGTGGGCTCTAAAATTTTTTCAtttcaggaagaaaaagaaatgttagaaAATTGGTCAAAATTCCTATTGTTTATTGACCCCGATATCATTActggatataatattaataattttgatttaccataTTTACTTAACCGCGCCAAGCATTTAAACTTGCCAGTATTTGCTCATTTAGGAAGggtaaaaggaataaaatctacAATATTAGATACCATaacccaaaacaaacaaacaggaaaaagaaataacaaaatcattaaCATAGATGGACGGTGTTTAATGGACCttttaacaataatactaaaagaaCACAAACTTCGGTCATATACTTTAAATTCTGTATCTTATCATTTTCTTAACGAACAAAAAGAAGATGTTCATCATTCTATAATTTCTGAATTACAAAATGGTAATGATCAAACTAGAAAAAGACTGGCTGAATATTGTTTAAAAGATTCTATTCTTCctttaaaattattgaataaattgatGTGTGTAGTCAATTATATAGAAATGGCACGCGTAACGGGTATTCCTTTATCATATGTTATAAATAGAGGACAACAGATTAAAATTTTTTCACAAATACTAAGAAAAGCCAAAGAACAGAATTTAGTATTACCGGTGTTTGATAAAAAGGAGAGTTTTGAATATGAAGGAGCTACAGTTATTGAACCAAAAAGAGGATATTATAACGTTCCAATCGTTACTTTAGACTTTGTATCATTATATCCATCGATAATGATAGCACATAATCTGTGTTATACAACCtttattgataaaagatatattaatcaaatggCTCTGAAAACTGACGATTATATCATTACACCTTctaataattattttgtaaaatgtcatAAGCGCAAGGGATTAATTCCAGAAATTTTAGAATCCTTTTTAATTGCTCGTAAGAAGgcgaaaattgcattaaaaaacgaagAAGATCCATGGAAAAAGAAAGTCTTTGATGGTAGACAACTGGCATATAAAATATTGGCTAATTCTGTTTATGGTTTTACGGGCGCACAAATTGGTAAATTGCCGTGTTTAGATATATCCCAAAGTGTTACGGCGTTTGGAAGAACGATGATTTCTCTTACCAAAAAcaagattgaagaaaaatataacatTGCTATAGTTATATATGGTGATACCGATTCTGTTATGATTAATTTTGGAGTTGAAACTTTAGAAGAGGACATAAATTTGGGCAAGGAGGCGGCAAATCATGTGACTCAGTCTTTTATTAAGCCAATCAATcttgattttgaaaaaatatatttcctttacttgcttattaataaaaaaagatatgctGGTCTTTATTATACAAATGCTAATACTTATGATAAAATAGATTGCAAGGGGCTAGAAACAATTCGTAGAGACAATTGCCCACTCGTGGCTAAGGTCATAAATACTTGtctgaaaaaaatcttaattgataGAAACCCAATAGAAGCCCTTAATTTTGTCAAACAAACCATATCAAAATTACTTTGTAATGAGATTGACATCTCTCAATTAGTTATTACAAAGGAGTTAACAAAAAAAGCAGAAGAATATAAAGGAAAGCAAATTCACAATGAGCTAGCcatcaaattaagaaaaagagatgCCGGTAGTGCTCCAAAACTTGGCGATAGAATTCCATACGTTATTATATGTGGATTTAAAAAAAGTCCTATTTATGAAAGGGCTGAAGATCCAATATAtgtattagaaaataatattccattagattatgattattatttaaaacatcaatTAAGTAAGCCACTTATTAGAATATTTGAACCTATTCTCGGTGATAAAACCGAATCTTATATATTAATAGGAGAGCATACACAAAAAAAGAGTTTACCAATAAGTAGAGTAGGACCATTAGGTAAATTTTTTCAAATACATCCAACttgtataaattgtaaaattcctttattaaaaagaaaaatagtacccGATGATGTAGAATATAACGCTTTATGTAATAATTGTAAAGTACACGAAACAGATTTGTATACACACCACATTGAAAAATTAGCTACACtcgaaaaaaaattcaatcaattttggaCTGAATGTCAAAGGTGTCAAGGATCattaattaaagaaattatatgCAGTAATCGTGACTGTCCTATTTTTTATATGCGtaaaaagacagaaatagatttttttggtcaaaaaaaaattatcgatcGTTTTGGCTTGCCACAatag